The DNA window TATTTTGTAGCCCAAAAGTTAAAGTTTGGGATCtgtctgaaaaatattttcattctagGACTAAAGTGTGAGTTTTGTCTTTAGTCCTAAACATTTCATATACGATAGGTTCACTTGTGGATGAGTGAAAAATATCATAGGTAATGCTAGGTAACTGCTGAAATAGACGTTAAATATGTCTAAGCCCATGTAGGTTCAAGTCTGCCATTTTTCCAAGAGTTGACTGTAAATAGAATGTAGGTTAGATCAAAACTGCGTCCCTTGTAAATGGGGGtatttgaaagtactgtataaaaccaTCTTGAgtctaattaatttgattttactAGTGGTTAAATGATGGGTAAGCCACTAAATTTCAAATTCCACATTTAATTGACAGCTGTTTTCCTGATCTGTCCACCTAATGATTGTTTGCTATAGGCTGTGCGAATTCTTCAGGATGATGTGGCCTGCGACATCATCAAAATTGGGACTTTAGTCAGAAACAGAGAAATATAtgtgaagaggagagagagactgatAGGACCAAAAGGATCAACTCTTAAGGTAAGCATCACAAGGTGTCATAAAGAATCCATGCGTTGTGGTTTTAgctacatttttgtatttcactCGCTGGCACTGTTATTAAATAAACAGTCCTGTAAAGCCCAGTACTCAGGCCACTGTTTCCCTCGTTGTTCTTTGATGCCTTATTTTAGTTGGAGAAAAGTAtgacttttacttttttttaaaagaccaaGAATTAAACATCAAAGGCCAGTGATGTATTTTTGGAGAGCTTATCTAGATTGtccctgtgtgcttgtgtgggtGTGCACTGCAGGGTtctggtctcccatccaggatgccctgccttgtgtcctATGCTCCCATGATAGGCTGataagttttcattttgtttctgtaaaaacTTAACTCTTTATAATTTTCTTCTTCCTTTCTGTAATATCAGACATTGTGTAGTTTTGATGACAGCATTTCAGAAGTTGGTGCTTGAATTACCTTCATCAGCATATATTAAATCATTCTGCAtgtttttaattacagtttGTTTGTAACATCATAAAATGGAATATAGTGTGGTCTTATGCTGTTTTTGTGTACATCACAAAACTTTTATCTCAAACAGGATGAAGCTGGTCCCTGTTGCCTATTTCAGTTCTAAACTGCCCAAAAGCTATAAAATTTAATATGGGGAGAGTCTTTAGTTTTTCTGTGATTTAAGTGTGTTAGACTTTCCAGTGGTAAATTTCaagtttcctttatttttcatgacagcatattgtatgtattgtctGACTGTAGGTTTTGGAAGCATCTTATAGATTGTTTTgtggttatttttaattttgttctctTGTCTTGGAGAGATCCATAGCATCACAagagattttaaatatatttaaaatgtatacagtccAATAAAGTTTGCCAGCATTGGActgtaatataaataaaaatataaggaATTTGTGGGCAAGACAACTGTTCACCCTAAAACAATCTCAACATAGAGTACACCTATTAGTATTGAAACTCAGCAGGACATAGCAGTTGTATCTTGTACCTCTGTTAGTGCACATGGTCTATTGCACTGCACATCTTTGTAGCCCACAGGTTCCGGTCTTAGTGTGTCAATGCAGTGACCAGTCCAAGAAGGTGTTCGGTCTTGTTGTCACACATGAAGAAATGATTGCATATTTAGATGATTGCATATGAGAAGCTGAGTGACCAGGGAGCTGATTTGTATTTGCATTTATTCCCAGATGAGTCCACTGCTACCTACTTGTCTTTTTCTGGGGTTTTGTTCTCAGTATATCTCTCACCACTGCCTCTCTACCCATGTTAAGGCATCTTGCTTTGTTGAGCTGAGCTAGTACCATTTGTTGTTGACTCAAACAAATGTGGTTGTGTGTCCATGTCTCTGTTCTGTGCGATCAGACTAAAATTGTGTAGATGTTTGTTTTAACTATGGAGAAATTAGATACCTATGGCTTCCACCATGCAATGTGGAGACTTGTAGAAATTACTTCATCATATTGCAGAGTAGAGCTTCTTATACTAGTGATTATCTTGTGTGGTGGTAACTTTTCAATGACTAGTTTCTTGGTCTTTTGTTCTCATTTGGTCCCTACTTGACCATTATAATTGGTCAGGTAATGTGTCCTCTTGAAAATGAAGTGATGGCATAGTTCTATTATGATCCCAAGCTGTTGACATACAGGCCTTTGTCTAGATAAGGTGATGTTGAACACTTCTCCATCTTCATTAGTGTATCACCTTGCAAGATGAAATGTGCTTCTTCAAGACTACCTTTAGAACCCTAATCAACTCAAAACCTAATGAATTAGGCCATCCTAAGGCACTAAACGTTACTATAAGACCTCTACAGTCAAGCGTGGCTTGAtttaaataattgcttactCAAAGATTGCTCCAGAGTTTGTGTACATTCCATTTACTGCTCATCAAAAGCCTGTTTTGTGGTGGGTTTGTTAATTTGTTTAGTTAGAAATAATATTGGACATTCATTGTATCAAAGAAAatacaaagcagaaaaaaggaactgctttgaaaatgcatttcattaATATTGTTTGCTGTCTTATTTGTGTAAGTCTCTGCCTGGTAAAGAATGGCATATGAACAATAGAGCAAAAACGGCAATTAATCATTTTCTAATAAGTGGAAATGCCAAAACAATCAGTATGTaacagtttgaaagaaaggcgGACTTGGCACAAGAAactatttatataaaatgtctATTTTCTGAGCTGCCTTGTTCTTTCATGTACTGATTTAGCATCAGACTAAAGATAAGGGGGTGTTACCCTCAATGTGTGGAAAGACCTTGCCATTTTCAGAAAGTTACTATTTATACACATTCTTATCATGTttttcagagtttttttttcttctttcctttaGGCTCTTGAGCTTTTGACAAACTGTTACATTATGGTACAGGGGAACACAGTGTCTGCCCTGGGACCTTACAATGGCTTGAAGGAAGTGAGTACAGCTTGCCATAACAAGTTGTTTTAAGAAACTGCTGTGTTGTGTTTCATTAATCAGTTTTACTTTGCCTTCTAGGTCAGAAAGGTTGTTTTGGATACAATGAAGAATATACATCCAATATATAACATTAAGGTATGTCCTTCTGTCGTTGTAACTCAGCTTGTTACTTTGTATGGCTCCCTTTTCACTTGGAAATCTGTGTGGAATAATTGTGGAGATGTAGATTCATGTGCATATACACCTTAATAGAGTATTGTGTACATCTGAATACGTGCAGCTAATGAGAGACAAGTGagataaaaacaggaaatgaaCTGTTTGAATCATTGAAACCGCTTCCTATTTTTTTCTAACGTTCTGTATTTGTCCTCCAAATAATGCCTTACAAATTACTGTAAGTTACACAATCACTCTTCATGACCTAGGTCATAATCATTGTCTGTCTATATCTTTATCTGTGAGTTAGAGTGATAGCCAGGAACTTTTTAATAATACATTGAATGGCATATTACTCggtgtgcctgttttatctAATAAATACACAATGTAGTGACATGAGGTCACTATCAACACTGGTAATCCATCCTTGAACTTGGCCTGTGATGTCCACGCTGCTTTTCTTTCGAATGACAACCTGCGTACTCAGTGAcgggttttttttcattgccgttttttaagactttgatgATCAAACGGGAGCTCGCCAAGGACCCTGAGCTGCGTACACAGAGCTGGGAGAGGTTCCTGCCCCACTTCAAGCACAAAAATTTGAGCAAACGGAAACAGCCCAAGAAGAAGACAGTGAAGAAAGAGTACACACCCTTCCCTCCAGCTCCACCAGAGAGTCAGGTCTGTGCCCCATTGCTGCAGAGGAAGAGCCCCTTATACACCAACAGAAGTACAAAACTAAAAAGTCTTGTAGTCTGAATTATAAAGTGGTAGGCAAAAGTCGCCTTACTATAAGGAAGCGCCAGACTGTATCGGGAACTATAAAACTTTATTTAAGAGGCATCTGCAAATAGACTGTCCTCACAACAGCAAGGCTGCTCTGTGCAAACAAAGACAAGGAAAGCACCCTACTTAAATTCTTCATAACTCATCATATTCCTAGCTGGTCCAGCCAATCACTGGCCACTTGATATAGAATATTACCaaaacacattgtttttgtATGCTAAACCATCAACGCTGCATGCAGTTTGTAGAGATAATTCTGCATCAGGCCTAGAATGAAGTGCCAGTACTGGAGAAAACTTTGACATCCGAAAGAAATTGCAACATACATCTGAGACTGCAATCAAGATGTCTCGCGCAGAACAGCGATTAAAAATATTCCTCCAATATCCTGGCAgtcacagaaagaaaatattcaatttaactCTTTACATTCCTTCCTAAGATGGCTAAATCAAAGGAAATCATCACTGCTCAACAACAGGAAGATGTTCCCAGGTTCCTTTTTAAACCTTgctgaaaaaaagttaaacCATTAAACACTTAAATCTTTTTGAATGATTGATTAAAAAACCTCTGCGATTGTCTTTGATTGCATGATGTGATTGTCAACAGGTTGATAAGGAATTGGCAAGTGGCGAGTTCTTCCTCCGGCAAAGTCAAAAGAAACGGAAGAAGATGGAAGAAGTTAAGGTGGGCATTTTTTCAGGGGGTTTCTGATTAGCATTATAGTGCTTGTGTGAATATAAACTTTTCAGTCAgctagggtttttttttataagtgcTTGATAGTAGATGAAGCATCtttgtatgcagtgttttgatgTGTGGTTCACTCATTGTTTGTGACTAATCTCTCTTTATGCCTTCATTGCTATTAATTTGGTTATTGCCACATATAATGTAACTGTAGTAAAAGTATATGGAGCATTGTAGTATTTTGTTATGCTGTtgcttttatatatttattatggGAGAGCTGTTAAGGATAGATGGGACAAATAAAAAAGGGATGCGCAAGTAGAGAATGGATATACCTCTGCTGTGAGGAATTGATTTATTTGAGGCAGCAGTATGGAGCAGTGATTAGGGCTCTAGACTTGTAACTCGGGGTTAAAGTTCAAATCAAGGTCCCATCCTCACATTCCTTCAGAAAAATTACCTGCTGTATAATTAAGTATCTATTAAAAATAGTTCTCAGTTGGCCTATCTgtttaaataattgttttctgtgcattatAGGTTCTGCGTACCATTTTGTGCTGATGCCAAGATTCTCAAACTTGGGTCAGGTTTCTTAGTCAATAACTTGCACATTTTTTGTCCAAGGTGAAACAAGCTGAAGCTTTAAGCAAGAagcaagaagaaagaaagaaagcctTTATTCCTCCCAAAGAAAAGCCTGTTGTgaaagtgaaaaaaggtatgCCATCCTTGCAAGTAAAGCTCATGAAATTGTGGTACACTCTTAGAATGGCTGGCTAGTCATATGTCTGACTAATTCAAACACCACTTCCATGTCCAGCATAATAAAGAAGCTTTCATTTGAGGTTGTGGGTTATTTAAaagtacaataataaaatattcaaagtTCAGTGTAGGCTTTAGCATTAAATATTCTGTGATTCTTAAGATTGAACTGCTCAGCTGTATGTCATTTCACATTTCAGATATAAATTGAGAAACCTGCTGTAAAAATATTCTGATTTGTGGTTTCTCTTATTGTGAAGTGCTAaatctgacatttaaaaattctTCTTCTTATGGACTGTAACACGTCTCAGATTGTGAATCATTATGCCCCAAAATTAATGTAACCACCGCGCAATACGTTACTGATCCAACCAAGGGATCGAGGTGTTATTGCTGACTTTAAATGCaggaacattttaaaagaaaaagaaaaaactgcacTAAAGTAGTGAACGATTTTGATTTTGTTGGTTTCAATGAGATCACAATTTGAAAAGAGTTGATGcttttcaatgtgttttttatggGTTTTAGTTGCATTAAATGTATAGCTGTGTCTGAACTGTTTGTTGGGTACATATCTTGTATGTATAGCAATTCCCTTTTGAGTCAGTTTGCTATAAGTTGCATTATTTAGGAGTGTAAACTGGAGTTCTAACAAGACCTTCTGTGCTGTATTTGGAACTCAATTTAACTTATGGTCCCCTAAACCAACTCTATTCCATTAATTCTAATGGGAAAAGCCTTCCGCTTTACGTTACATAAGCATAGTTTATGGTCTTAAGGTCTCAAAACCTTcatgtttacattttgtatgggGAAAATGTCTCCTTTGTACACTGTTTCACTATATGTTGACTTGCTGTTCCCTAACtcccatgtacagtacctcgTGGACCACCTGTATAGAGTGTCCCATTAAAGATTTATATTTTTGACCTTCTATTTTGAAGATAAGAGAACAAGGTTGTTAAAAGAATATTTCAGATTTTCTCTTTTTGGCATGTATTTATGTTTTCTTGAAGGTTTATTCTTTGTCATCCGTGGGCAACTATCCCATTTTGGCGTCAAATACTAAATTGTTTCTTGtacaaacttttctttttcatttgtagCTCCTAAGGAAACTAAAATCGATGTTGAAGCTATCAAGGAAAAAGTTAAGAAGGCAAAGCATAAGAAGCTTGGAGCTCCCCCGACTAACCCAGATCTGCCCTCATCCTCTgcctctgaaaagaaaaaaaagaaaaaagcctgAACTGGCTTTCCGTAAGAACTTTCTGAGAAATCTTGGTCTCCTGTAGCCTTAGCTGTGTTCTATGCTGACACTGGCTGTATTTTTTATAACTCCATCTAATTTATAATAAAATCACATCATATAACCAAGGTTTTTTAAGCATTTATTTCACTAACAACTGCAAAGTctgattttattgtattataaGGACTGTAGTTTTTTATAATAAGTTTGTGATATACAAAAATCTGCTTTGAAGTTTCTAAAATTTCtccacaaatgtaaaaaatcagaaaagcaAAGACTGCCACACTAGATTATTCTGTTATTTACCATTCTGAGGTGTATCACGTGGCAATTGTTAATAACTGCAATAAAA is part of the Lepisosteus oculatus isolate fLepOcu1 chromosome 7, fLepOcu1.hap2, whole genome shotgun sequence genome and encodes:
- the krr1 gene encoding KRR1 small subunit processome component homolog, yielding MASSTEGASVSETPSKKKYKNKQNEVDESELLTVPEGWKDIPFTREDNPKGLLEESSFATLFPKYREAYLKECWPLVQKALNDSYIKATLDLIEGSVTVSTTKKTFDPYAIIRARDLIKLLARSVPFDQAVRILQDDVACDIIKIGTLVRNREIYVKRRERLIGPKGSTLKALELLTNCYIMVQGNTVSALGPYNGLKEVRKVVLDTMKNIHPIYNIKTLMIKRELAKDPELRTQSWERFLPHFKHKNLSKRKQPKKKTVKKEYTPFPPAPPESQVDKELASGEFFLRQSQKKRKKMEEVKVKQAEALSKKQEERKKAFIPPKEKPVVKVKKAPKETKIDVEAIKEKVKKAKHKKLGAPPTNPDLPSSSASEKKKKKKA